One window from the genome of Salvia splendens isolate huo1 chromosome 9, SspV2, whole genome shotgun sequence encodes:
- the LOC121746669 gene encoding protein MICROTUBULE BINDING PROTEIN 2C-like isoform X1, translating into MKGRMYESQQHHLLNSHDFGLDPKSWLSGDDLSRTLSSLAAAAATANGGVDPVLFNDLVEMVPLVQSFIDQKSNSTFTRRGSMIYTKTPSRESLYKKTVGRSATLPTKKHRDQGDRNAANSQDIEDLSVCSRTLLSEKEREELTALRDQVEELKKQLSEKDGLLESAELVKNEIASLQTKYEELKNEAAEKESLINSTQLQLSDAEVKLADKQAAVENLQWEVTTSNKKVERLQGDLDKVQGELSSFMLFIEGLTRNDSSISAEDYDDVLYPNDQNHDIDHEMDMQELEAARAAYITAVAATKELQNEESISAAARKRFHLQ; encoded by the exons ATGAAGGGGAGGATGTACGAATCTCAACAGCACCATTTGTTGAATTCGCATGACTTCGGTTTGGACCCCAAGTCATGGCTCTCCGGCGACGACCTCAGCCGCACGCTCTCCTctctcgccgccgccgccgccactgcCAATGGAGGCGTCGATCCGGTCCTCTTCAACGACCTCGTGGAGATGGTCCCACTCGTCCAGTCGTTCATT GATCAGAAATCGAATTCCACGTTCACGCGGCGGGGTTCTATGATCTACACAAAGACGCCTTCTAGAGAATCCCTCTATAAAAAG ACAGTTGGAAGGAGTGCTACTCTTCCAACAAAAAAACACAGGGACCAGGGAGACAGGAATGCAGCCAACAGCCAAGACATAGAAGACTTATCAGTTTGCTCGAGAACATTGCTCTCTgaaaaggagagagaagaaCTGACGGCGTTGAGGGACCAAGTAGAGGAGCTAAAGAAGCAGTTATCAGAAAAGGATGGACTTTTGGAATCAGCAGAACTTGTAAAGAATGAGATAGCTTCGCTTCAGACAAAATATGAGGAACTTAAAAATGAGGCTGCAGAAAAGGAATCACTAATTAATTCCACTCAACTACAGCTTTCAGATGCAGAG GTTAAGCTTGCTGACAAACAAGCAGCTGTTGAAAATTTACAATGGGAGGTTACGACTTCCAACAAGAAAGTGGAGAGACTCCAGGGAGATCTAGACAAGGTGCAAGGGGAGCTATCATCTTTTATGCTATTTATCGAAGGCTTGACAAGGAATGATTCTTCCATATCTGCTGAAGATTATGATGATGTCCTTTATCCTAATGATCAAAATCATGACATA GATCATGAAATGGATATGCAGGAACTGGAAGCTGCAAGGGCTGCTTATATCACTGCTGTGGCGGCTACAAAGGAATTGCAAAACGAAGAATCTATTTCTGCTGCCGCAAGAAAAAGGTTTCATCTGCAGTAA
- the LOC121748240 gene encoding isoaspartyl peptidase/L-asparaginase 1 has translation MGWAIALHGGAGDIPRSLPPERRQPREAALRHSLQVGVAAIKAGRSPLDVVELVVRELEDHPHFNAGRGSVLTSGGTVEMEACIMDGNTKRCGAVSGLTTVKNAISLARLVMEKTPHIYLGFDGAEAFARDQGVETIESSHFITPENIERLKQAKEANRVQIDYTEPLTKVEEAPPSNGDSQLGTVGCVAVDGKGNLATATSTGGLVNKMVGRIGDTPIIGAGTYANKLCAVSATGKGEAIIQATVGRDVAALMEYKGLSLKEAAKYVIEECAPSRTAGLVAVSATGDVAMPFNTVGMFRACATEDGYTEVAIWDDETCG, from the exons ATGGGTTGGGCTATAGCACTGCACGGCGGCGCCGGTGATATCCCTCGCTCGCTGCCACCGGAGCGCCGTCAGCCCCGAGAAGCAGCCCTCCGCCACTCTCTGCAAGTCGGCGTCGCCGCTATCAAAGCTGGTCGATCACCACTCGATGTCGTCGAACTCGTC GTCCGCGAATTGGAAGACCATCCGCACTTTAATGCTGGGAGAGGGTCTGTCTTGACAAGCGGTGGAACAGTGGAAATGGAGGCTTGTATCATGGATGGGAATACGAAGCGTTGTGGAGCTGTTTCTGGGCTTACCACGGTCAAAAATGCAATCTCACTAGCAAGACTAGTTATGGAGAAAACTCCTCATATATATCTTGGATTTGATGGGGCCGAGGCTTTTGCAAGGGATCAA GGCGTGGAAACTATAGAGTCTAGCCATTTTATAACTCCAGAAAACATTGAAAGACTGAAACAAGCAAAAGAAGCTAATCGAGTTCAG ATCGATTATACAGAACCGCTAACCAAAGTTGAAGAAGCACCGCCTTCTAACGGAGACAGTCAGCTTGGGACAGTTGGGTGCGTGGCTGTGGACGGGAAGGGCAACCTAGCTACTGCTACATCAACTGGAGGACTAGTGAACAAGATGGTGGGGAGGATTGGCGACACGCCAATCATTGGTGCAGGAACTTACGCCAACAAGCTGTGCGCTGTCTCTGCTACTGGCAAGGGTGAGGCCATCATCCAAGCCACAGTTGGCAGGGACGTCGCTGCTCTTATGGAGTACAAGGGGCTGTCTCTCAAAGAGGCAGCGAAATATGTGATTGAAGAGTGTGCACCCAGCCGTACAGCAGGTCTGGTCGCGGTGTCTGCAACAGGAGATGTCGCGATGCCGTTCAATACGGTAGGCATGTTCAGAGCCTGCGCTACTGAAGATGGTTATACTGAGGTGGCAATATGGGATGATGAGACATGCGGTTGA
- the LOC121748242 gene encoding uncharacterized protein LOC121748242: MPGFCMSRAATRIRARVRVRSPSQHYKKTASFIEPQDKSDGVREFSIESCVPESESGNRVMIVVDSSPETRVALEWALSHTVQSHDTIVLLHVARKDGNTNWEIDQTAYDLMNTSKNMCQQKRPEVHVEMAVREGKDKGATIVEEAKRARVSLLVLGQRKQSFLRRLQMIWANKRNGNRFVDYCIQNANCMTIAVRRKHRKYGGYLITTKRHKNFWLLA; the protein is encoded by the exons ATGCCTGGCTTCTGCATGAGTCGTGCTGCGACACGCATCCGTGCCCGTGTTCGGGTCCGCTCACCCTCCCAGCACTACAAGAAAACTGCAAGTTTCATCGAACCACAAGATAAGTCAGATGGGGTCCGTGAGTTCAGCATCGAGAGCTGCGTGCCTGAATCTGAATCCGGGAACAGAGTGATGATTGTGGTCGATTCCAGCCCCGAAACTAGAGTGGCGCTCGAGTGGGCACTGTCCCACACGGTGCAGAGCCACGACACCATTGTTCTGTTGCATGTCGCCAGAAAGG ATGGGAATACGAACTGGGAGATTGATCAAACGGCATATGATCTTATGAACACCAGCAAAAATATGTGTCAACAGAAAAGACCAGAG GTGCATGTGGAGATGGCAGTCCGAGAAGGGAAGGACAAGGGTGCAACCATTGTTGAAGAGGCAAAACGAGCAAGGGTCTCGTTACTAGTTCTTGGACAACGAAAGCAGTCATTTCTAAGGCGACTACAGATGATTTGGGCAAACAAGAGAAACGGGAACAGGTTCGTGGACTACTGCATCCAGAATGCCAATTGTATGACGATCGCAGTTAGAAGGAAACATAGGAAATATGGAGGATATTTGATCACTACcaaacgccacaagaacttttGGCTTCTGGCCTAG
- the LOC121747881 gene encoding uncharacterized protein LOC121747881: MKPEARVDRCRVRDLVSSCFNTCRLPLPEEEEVGTNTSDEAAAMKANKASSNNSRRLAAEAEPLFAEEDYIVFCFGEDGEILNNDRRSTSTSTSTAITAKNEVDEQPNASKMESSFESCDSSSVSDTSTSSSFAFPLVGMEWIGSPLHRPKEEKRDTYRRCSTF, translated from the exons ATGAAGCCAGAGGCGAGGGTGGACCGATGTAGAGTCCGAGACTTAGTATCATCATGCTTCAATACTTGCCGCCTACCTTTAC cagaagaagaagaagtgggCACCAACACAAGCGATGAAGCTGCAGCCATGAAAGCAAACAAGGCATCATCAAATAACAGCCGGCGGCTGGCAGCAGAGGCTGAGCCACTCTTTGCCGAGGAAGATTACATAGTGTTTTGCTTCGGGGAAGATGGGGAGATTCTAAATAATGATAGGAgatcaacctcaacctcaacctcaaccgCCATTACTGCAAAG AATGAAGTTGATGAGCAGCCAAATGCAAGCAAAATGGAGTCCTCTTTTGAGTCTTGTGATTCTTCTAGTGTATCAGACACCAGCACCTCCAGCTCCTTTGCCTTCCCACT GGTGGGAATGGAGTGGATAGGAAGCCCCCTTCATAGGCCCAAGGAAGAAAAACGGGACACCTACAGACGATGCTCTACATTCTAA
- the LOC121746669 gene encoding protein MICROTUBULE BINDING PROTEIN 2C-like isoform X2, with product MKGRMYESQQHHLLNSHDFGLDPKSWLSGDDLSRTLSSLAAAAATANGGVDPVLFNDLVEMVPLVQSFIDQKSNSTFTRRGSMIYTKTPSRESLYKKTVGRSATLPTKKHRDQGDRNAANSQDIEDLSVCSRTLLSEKEREELTALRDQVEELKKQLSEKDGLLESAELVKNEIASLQTKYEELKNEAAEKESLINSTQLQLSDAEVKLADKQAAVENLQWEVTTSNKKVERLQGDLDKVQGELSSFMLFIEGLTRNDSSISAEDYDDVLYPNDQNHDIELEAARAAYITAVAATKELQNEESISAAARKRFHLQ from the exons ATGAAGGGGAGGATGTACGAATCTCAACAGCACCATTTGTTGAATTCGCATGACTTCGGTTTGGACCCCAAGTCATGGCTCTCCGGCGACGACCTCAGCCGCACGCTCTCCTctctcgccgccgccgccgccactgcCAATGGAGGCGTCGATCCGGTCCTCTTCAACGACCTCGTGGAGATGGTCCCACTCGTCCAGTCGTTCATT GATCAGAAATCGAATTCCACGTTCACGCGGCGGGGTTCTATGATCTACACAAAGACGCCTTCTAGAGAATCCCTCTATAAAAAG ACAGTTGGAAGGAGTGCTACTCTTCCAACAAAAAAACACAGGGACCAGGGAGACAGGAATGCAGCCAACAGCCAAGACATAGAAGACTTATCAGTTTGCTCGAGAACATTGCTCTCTgaaaaggagagagaagaaCTGACGGCGTTGAGGGACCAAGTAGAGGAGCTAAAGAAGCAGTTATCAGAAAAGGATGGACTTTTGGAATCAGCAGAACTTGTAAAGAATGAGATAGCTTCGCTTCAGACAAAATATGAGGAACTTAAAAATGAGGCTGCAGAAAAGGAATCACTAATTAATTCCACTCAACTACAGCTTTCAGATGCAGAG GTTAAGCTTGCTGACAAACAAGCAGCTGTTGAAAATTTACAATGGGAGGTTACGACTTCCAACAAGAAAGTGGAGAGACTCCAGGGAGATCTAGACAAGGTGCAAGGGGAGCTATCATCTTTTATGCTATTTATCGAAGGCTTGACAAGGAATGATTCTTCCATATCTGCTGAAGATTATGATGATGTCCTTTATCCTAATGATCAAAATCATGACATA GAACTGGAAGCTGCAAGGGCTGCTTATATCACTGCTGTGGCGGCTACAAAGGAATTGCAAAACGAAGAATCTATTTCTGCTGCCGCAAGAAAAAGGTTTCATCTGCAGTAA